The following are encoded together in the Iodobacter fluviatilis genome:
- the hscA gene encoding Fe-S protein assembly chaperone HscA, with protein sequence MALLQISEPGMFAEPHQHRLAVGIDLGTTNSLVAAVKSGSAACLPDEQGRTLLASVVNYGKDGTTRVGSSAIACQNDDPSNTISSVKRFMGRGINDIADLATPYRFVDEPGMLKISTRAGVKSPVEVSADILRTLKTRAEQSLGGDLVGAVITVPAYFDDAQRQATKDAARIAGLNVLRLLNEPTAAAIAYGLDNGSEGTYVIYDLGGGTFDVSILELTRGLFEVRATSGDSRLGGDDFDHRIYCWILQEAGLSALNAHDARVLLTRAREAKEALSEHPTTRITAVLSEGVVVDVALNTETLHEITHTLVSNTITPVRKALRDAKLQVNDIKGVVMVGGATRMPQIRHAVADFFKQEPLTNLDPDKVVAIGAAIQANVLAGNKGDDEWLLLDVIPLSLGLETMGNLVEKIIPRNSTIPTARAQEFTTFKDGQTAMAIHVLQGERELVSDCRSLARFELRGIPPMVAGAARIRVSFQVDADGLLSVAAKELSSGVEASIMVKPSYGLSDDEISSMLSDSMQNANADVQARKLAEALVDANSILNATQAALTSDAELLNAQELSNIENSLATLQVSMQALDANAIHAATEKLNEITGDFAAKRMDAAVKRGLAGQNIADFKD encoded by the coding sequence ATGGCCTTACTACAAATTTCTGAGCCTGGTATGTTTGCCGAGCCACATCAACACCGACTTGCAGTAGGCATTGATCTCGGCACCACCAATTCTCTTGTTGCAGCAGTAAAAAGCGGTAGCGCCGCCTGTTTGCCCGATGAGCAAGGCCGCACGCTATTGGCCTCGGTGGTGAACTACGGCAAGGATGGCACAACCCGTGTTGGCAGCAGCGCCATTGCCTGCCAAAATGATGATCCAAGCAACACCATTAGCTCGGTCAAACGTTTTATGGGCCGTGGCATCAATGATATTGCCGATTTGGCTACGCCTTACCGTTTTGTTGACGAGCCTGGCATGCTCAAAATATCCACCCGTGCAGGGGTAAAAAGCCCCGTTGAAGTCTCTGCCGATATTCTGCGTACGCTCAAAACCCGCGCCGAACAAAGCTTGGGCGGCGATTTAGTCGGTGCCGTGATCACCGTACCGGCCTATTTTGATGATGCGCAACGCCAAGCCACCAAAGACGCCGCACGCATCGCGGGCCTCAATGTGCTGCGTTTACTTAATGAACCCACCGCCGCAGCCATTGCCTATGGCCTTGATAATGGCAGCGAAGGCACTTACGTTATCTACGATTTAGGTGGCGGCACCTTTGATGTATCCATCCTAGAGCTGACTCGTGGCTTATTTGAAGTGCGTGCGACATCAGGGGATTCTAGGCTAGGGGGCGATGATTTTGATCACCGTATTTACTGCTGGATTTTGCAAGAAGCAGGTTTATCCGCACTCAACGCCCATGACGCCCGAGTGCTGCTGACCCGCGCCCGCGAAGCGAAAGAAGCACTTTCTGAGCACCCCACTACACGCATCACGGCAGTGCTGAGCGAAGGCGTGGTAGTCGATGTGGCACTAAACACTGAAACCCTACATGAAATCACCCATACCTTAGTCAGCAACACCATCACACCAGTACGCAAAGCCTTACGCGATGCCAAGCTGCAAGTCAATGACATCAAGGGTGTAGTCATGGTGGGTGGCGCTACCCGCATGCCGCAAATCCGCCATGCCGTCGCTGATTTTTTTAAGCAAGAACCCCTCACTAATCTAGACCCCGATAAAGTCGTCGCCATTGGTGCGGCCATCCAAGCCAATGTATTGGCAGGTAATAAGGGTGATGATGAATGGCTACTATTAGATGTGATCCCACTCTCGCTGGGCTTGGAAACCATGGGTAATCTAGTTGAAAAAATCATCCCAAGAAACAGCACCATCCCTACCGCCCGCGCGCAAGAATTCACCACCTTTAAAGATGGTCAAACGGCGATGGCGATTCATGTATTGCAAGGTGAGCGTGAGCTAGTCAGCGATTGCCGCAGCCTAGCGCGTTTTGAATTACGTGGCATCCCACCCATGGTGGCAGGCGCAGCGCGCATTCGCGTCAGCTTTCAAGTTGATGCCGATGGATTATTATCGGTTGCTGCCAAAGAACTCTCGTCCGGCGTTGAGGCCAGCATCATGGTTAAGCCCTCTTACGGCCTATCTGATGATGAAATCAGCAGCATGCTGAGCGATTCCATGCAAAATGCCAACGCCGATGTACAAGCACGTAAGCTCGCTGAAGCACTAGTGGACGCCAACTCGATTCTAAACGCCACCCAAGCAGCACTTACCAGTGATGCTGAGTTGCTCAACGCGCAAGAGCTCAGCAACATTGAAAACAGCTTAGCCACGCTGCAAGTAAGCATGCAAGCCTTAGATGCCAACGCCATTCATGCCGCTACCGAAAAACTGAATGAAATCACCGGTGATTTTGCCGCCAAACGGATGGATGCAGCCGTTAAACGCGGGCTAGCTGGCCAGAATATTGCAGACTTTAAGGATTAA
- the hscB gene encoding Fe-S protein assembly co-chaperone HscB: protein MNFDFTQFDFAQSHFQLFSLPAQFALDQRTLDSNYRTLLAQYHPDRFASESDAIRRISLQIATQVNEAYQTLKSPIARGRYLLKLAGVDTQEESNTAMPIDFLMNQMEWREAISDAKSTQNIDRLEAIGRELALETSALEQHLASLLDETHNLSAATVAVRKLRFMEKLEQEIGDAIETLLF, encoded by the coding sequence ATGAACTTCGACTTTACTCAGTTTGACTTTGCCCAAAGCCACTTCCAGCTTTTCAGCCTACCCGCTCAGTTTGCCCTGGATCAGCGCACGCTTGATAGCAATTACCGCACGCTACTGGCTCAATACCATCCTGACCGCTTTGCTAGCGAAAGCGATGCGATACGCCGCATCAGTTTGCAAATCGCCACCCAAGTGAATGAAGCGTATCAAACCTTAAAATCACCCATTGCACGTGGTCGCTACTTATTAAAGCTAGCAGGGGTAGATACTCAGGAAGAAAGCAACACCGCCATGCCGATCGATTTTTTAATGAATCAGATGGAGTGGCGCGAAGCTATTTCTGATGCAAAATCCACACAAAATATTGATCGCCTCGAAGCCATCGGCCGCGAGCTAGCACTTGAAACCAGCGCGCTGGAGCAGCATCTAGCCAGCTTACTTGATGAAACCCATAATTTAAGCGCAGCCACCGTGGCCGTGCGTAAATTACGCTTTATGGAAAAACTAGAGCAGGAAATTGGCGACGCGATTGAAACATTGCTGTTTTGA
- the iscA gene encoding iron-sulfur cluster assembly protein IscA, producing MALTLSESAATHISNFLAKRGKGLGVRLAVKTSGCSGMAYKLEFVDVANETDLAFESFGVKIFTDSKSLAYLDGTELDFTKEGLNEGFKFNNPNVKNECGCGESFNV from the coding sequence ATGGCTCTTACATTAAGCGAAAGTGCAGCAACCCATATTTCTAACTTTCTGGCAAAACGCGGCAAGGGCCTTGGCGTGCGCTTGGCAGTGAAGACTTCGGGCTGTTCCGGCATGGCGTATAAGCTTGAATTTGTTGACGTTGCTAACGAGACAGACTTGGCGTTTGAAAGCTTTGGGGTAAAGATATTTACCGACAGCAAATCGCTGGCCTACTTAGACGGCACCGAGCTGGATTTCACCAAAGAAGGCCTCAATGAAGGGTTTAAGTTTAATAACCCAAATGTGAAGAACGAATGTGGCTGTGGCGAAAGCTTTAACGTGTAG
- the iscU gene encoding Fe-S cluster assembly scaffold IscU: MAYSEQVLDHYENPRNVGAFEKGDDSVGTGMVGAPACGDVMKLQIKVGADGIIEDAKFKTYGCGSAIASSSLVTEWVKGKTLEQALSIKNTHIAEELALPPVKIHCSILAEDAIKAAVADYKTKHG; this comes from the coding sequence ATGGCATACAGCGAACAAGTTCTAGACCACTATGAAAACCCACGTAATGTTGGCGCGTTTGAGAAAGGCGACGATAGCGTAGGTACGGGCATGGTTGGCGCTCCAGCCTGTGGCGACGTAATGAAGCTGCAGATCAAGGTAGGTGCAGACGGTATTATTGAAGACGCTAAGTTTAAAACTTACGGCTGTGGCTCGGCGATTGCATCGTCTTCCCTCGTTACCGAATGGGTAAAGGGCAAGACGCTAGAGCAAGCTTTGAGCATTAAAAACACCCACATCGCGGAAGAGTTAGCGCTGCCGCCGGTTAAAATTCACTGCTCTATCTTGGCAGAAGACGCTATTAAAGCGGCAGTAGCAGATTACAAAACTAAGCACGGTTAA